The following are encoded together in the Malaya genurostris strain Urasoe2022 chromosome 3, Malgen_1.1, whole genome shotgun sequence genome:
- the LOC131435119 gene encoding uncharacterized protein LOC131435119, which yields MASNSSVQIGIIPEFCADTDDWTVYKEILEEFFQANGVPESNKVSVLISVIGSETYRILRNLCHPNSPRDQQYDQLCVLLSKQFIPEIAVFRERAKFYRAEQQRGEDVKSWFARLKMLSISCKFGEQLDSLLLDKFIVGLTPGPVQDRLCEENEHLTLKEAVDLAANRESALQDADMAEDLGELSLDDHRRRRKRGRHGHHHRPESRFGYEVDFGHGPHHRHHHRHHPHHFGPMGGRHGPPPPHFGPMGRHGPPPPHQFGHMGHFGPPAHGFGGMGFGPMDRRGPPPPPDFSGCRGRGIKRWMKKWHKYARRSRSSSSSSSSSSCSSSSSSSSNSSSDEGVKRRKHYKKHKKGHRHGKFGHKQCHRKRQALQLVDLTDQEVTETTEPEQVKKGHRCRGRRHPSKDKTAKATPAEPLVAVNSEPEMLE from the coding sequence ATGGCTTCGAACAGTTCAGTTCAGATTGGTATCATTCCTGAGTTCTGTGCTGATACGGACGACTGGACCGTGTACAAGGAGATATTGGAGGAGTTTTTCCAGGCCAATGGAGTTCCGGAGAGCAATAAAGTGTCGGTGTTGATTAGCGTGATTGGAAGCGAAACGTATCGAATACTGCGCAATTTGTGTCACCCAAATTCACCGCGAGATCAGCAGTACgaccagttgtgtgtgttgcTTTCAAAACAGTTCATTCCGGAGATCGCGGTGTTTCGCGAGAGAGCAAAGTTTTACCGAGCGGAGCAACAGCGTGGCGAAGATGTCAAGTCGTGGTTTGCCcgattgaaaatgttatcaatTTCCTGTAAGTTTGGTGAACAGTTGGATTCGTTGTTGTTGGATAAGTTCATCGTCGGATTGACTCCCGGGCCGGTCCAGGATCGTCTCTGCGAGGAGAACGAACATTTAACTTTGAAGGAGGCAGTTGATCTGGCAGCCAATCGTGAGTCTGCTCTGCAGGATGCCGATATGGCTGAAGATTTGGGTGAGTTGAGTTTGGATGATCACCGACGGCGCCGGAAGCGGGGCAGACATGGCCACCATCATCGTCCTGAGTCACGATTTGGATATGAAGTTGATTTCGGTCATGGCCCACATCATCGCCATCATCACCGTCATCATCCGCACCATTTTGGTCCCATGGGCGGTCGGCACGGACCACCACCGCCTCATTTTGGACCGATGGGTCGACATGGACCACCACCACCGCATCAGTTTGGTCATATGGGACATTTCGGTCCACCGGCACATGGCTTCGGTGGAATGGGATTCGGTCCAATGGATCGTCGTGGACCGCCTCCACCGCCGGATTTCAGTGGATGCCGTGGTCGTGGCATCAAACGTTGGATGAAGAAGTGGCACAAGTACGCCCGGAGATCCCGATCCAGTAGCTCCAGTTCGTCCAGTTCCAGCTGTAGCAGTTCGAGCAGCAGCTCGAGCAACTCCAGCAGCGATGAAGGTGTAAAGCGACGCAAACATTACAAAAAACACAAGAAAGGACACCGCCACGGAAAGTTTGGTCACAAACAGTGTCATCGAAAGCGACAGGCCCTGCAACTGGTAGATCTCACTGATCAGGAAGTTACGGAAACCACGGAACCGGAGCAGGTCAAGAAAGGACATCGCTGTCGCGGCAGACGTCATCCATCGAAGGATAAAACTGCTAAAGCAACACCCGCCGAGCCGTTGGTGGCCGTCAACTCCGAACCGGAGATGCTCGAATGA